One segment of Gemmatimonadaceae bacterium DNA contains the following:
- a CDS encoding Rne/Rng family ribonuclease, with protein sequence MKREILINAAQRETRVAIIEDDQLVELLVDRPETRRMVGDIYFGKVEAVLPGIQAAFVNIGTEKSAFLHASDAADEEVEDEEDDPGNGDVPEPETDNEKPEKGARGADGSNGKRNGSKGEPQIQDLLKRGQEILVQVSKEPISTKGPRVTAQISLAGRFLVYIPGASKVGVSRKIGPGPERQRLREMVAAALPEKSGGVIVRTVGEDVTAEMLQRELQSLMAQWKKIKRKTHFTRAPALIHRETGLTRGLVRDVFSAKVDSLTVDSRQVYNEIVEYLKGMSPELVERVKLYEDKVPLFDQMKIEAEIRNLFKRRCDLKSGGYIIIEPTEALVSIDVNSGRYTGKKDPEKTILKTNTEAAREIARQIRLRDVGGIIVCDFIDMETKSNRERVLQELRQQLARDRARTKAFAVSDLGLIEMTRQRVRQSHYQSMTEACPTCDGTGRVFTPETIVRRMERSVKRMVLEGKRENVVVKLHPDVALYVLKEEKDLLKKMEKNARFALELRDDPLLKPDEFKIVMKAQGRDVTELYALA encoded by the coding sequence ATGAAAAGAGAAATTCTCATAAACGCGGCGCAGCGTGAGACGCGCGTCGCGATCATCGAAGACGACCAGCTCGTCGAGCTGCTCGTGGACAGGCCCGAGACGCGCCGGATGGTCGGCGACATCTACTTCGGGAAAGTCGAAGCGGTCCTCCCCGGCATCCAGGCCGCATTCGTCAACATCGGCACCGAGAAGAGCGCGTTCCTGCACGCGTCCGACGCAGCCGACGAGGAAGTCGAGGACGAAGAGGACGACCCCGGCAACGGCGACGTCCCGGAGCCGGAGACGGACAACGAGAAGCCCGAGAAGGGCGCGAGGGGCGCCGACGGCTCCAATGGCAAACGGAACGGCTCGAAGGGCGAGCCGCAGATCCAGGATCTGCTCAAGCGCGGCCAGGAGATCCTGGTGCAGGTCTCCAAGGAGCCGATCTCGACCAAGGGTCCGCGCGTCACGGCGCAGATCTCCCTGGCCGGGCGCTTCCTGGTCTACATCCCCGGAGCGTCGAAGGTAGGCGTCAGCCGGAAGATCGGCCCCGGCCCGGAGCGGCAGCGGCTGCGCGAGATGGTCGCGGCGGCGCTCCCCGAGAAGTCGGGCGGCGTGATCGTGCGCACCGTCGGCGAGGACGTGACCGCCGAGATGCTGCAGCGGGAGCTGCAGTCGCTCATGGCGCAGTGGAAGAAGATCAAGCGCAAGACGCACTTCACGCGCGCGCCGGCGCTGATCCATCGGGAGACGGGGCTGACGCGCGGGCTGGTGCGGGACGTGTTCAGCGCGAAGGTGGACAGCCTGACGGTTGACTCGCGGCAGGTGTACAACGAGATCGTCGAGTACCTGAAGGGGATGTCGCCGGAGCTGGTCGAGCGCGTGAAGCTGTACGAGGACAAGGTGCCGCTGTTCGATCAGATGAAGATCGAGGCTGAGATCCGGAACCTGTTCAAGCGGCGGTGCGACCTGAAGTCGGGGGGCTACATCATCATCGAGCCCACCGAGGCGCTGGTCTCGATCGACGTGAATTCGGGGCGCTACACCGGGAAGAAGGACCCGGAGAAGACGATCCTGAAGACGAATACCGAGGCCGCGCGGGAGATCGCGCGGCAGATCCGGCTGCGGGACGTGGGCGGGATCATCGTGTGCGACTTCATCGACATGGAGACGAAGTCGAACCGCGAGCGCGTGCTGCAGGAGCTGCGGCAGCAGCTTGCGCGGGATCGCGCGCGCACCAAGGCGTTCGCGGTCAGTGACCTCGGCTTGATCGAGATGACGCGGCAGCGGGTGCGGCAATCACACTATCAGAGCATGACCGAGGCGTGTCCCACCTGTGACGGTACGGGCCGCGTGTTCACGCCCGAGACGATCGTGCGGCGGATGGAGCGCTCGGTGAAGCGGATGGTGCTGGAAGGGAAGCGCGAGAACGTGGTGGTGAAGCTGCACCCCGACGTCGCGCTGTACGTGCTGAAGGAGGAGAAGGACCTGCTCAAGAAGATGGAGAAGAACGCGCGGTTCGCCCTCGAGCTGCGGGACGATCCGCTGCTCAAGCCGGATGAGTTCAAGATCGTGATGAAGGCGCAGGGGCGGGATGTGACGGAGCTGTACGCGCTGGCGTAG
- a CDS encoding amidohydrolase family protein: MPSFSKIAALAACLAVTAAGVDAQAFRDSVTVIRAARMLDVGTGNIVQNPVITVTGDRISSVTNSAVPVGARVIDLGDVTLLPGLIDAHTHLTSNLEAGSYVRPARETDADVTVRGVRNARLMLQSGFTTVRDVGSAGFADVALMRASDAGWIDAPRIVPAGHSLGITGGHCDHTGWKPGVLEGSTVTGIADGPDEAVEAVRQQLKYGAKVIKICATAGVLSFEESVGAQQFSDAEMRAIVEEAARHGVKVAAHAHGTQGIIAAVRAGVASIEHGSMLDDEAISLMKQRGTYLVPTTYLADSIDLRILPPLLRSKAESILPIARANVTRAIRAGVKIAFGTDAAVIPHEHAIREFKTLVDRGMTPLGAIQAGTINAADLLGTTDRGRLTPGLLADIIAVPGNPLADIQALERVTFVMKGGRIYKR, from the coding sequence ATGCCCTCGTTCAGCAAAATCGCCGCTCTTGCTGCCTGCCTGGCGGTAACCGCCGCCGGCGTGGATGCCCAAGCCTTCCGGGACTCGGTGACGGTCATCCGGGCCGCCCGCATGCTCGACGTAGGCACCGGCAACATCGTCCAGAACCCGGTCATCACGGTCACCGGCGACCGGATCAGCTCCGTGACCAACTCGGCCGTTCCCGTCGGCGCGCGCGTGATCGACCTCGGCGACGTGACTCTGCTGCCCGGGCTGATCGACGCGCACACGCACCTGACGAGCAACCTCGAGGCGGGCTCGTACGTGCGGCCCGCGCGCGAGACCGACGCCGACGTCACCGTGCGCGGCGTCAGGAACGCGCGGCTCATGCTTCAGTCCGGGTTCACCACGGTACGAGACGTCGGATCAGCGGGCTTCGCCGACGTCGCGCTCATGCGGGCGTCGGACGCCGGGTGGATCGACGCGCCGCGGATCGTTCCCGCCGGACACTCGCTCGGGATTACCGGCGGACATTGCGACCATACCGGATGGAAGCCCGGCGTGCTCGAGGGCTCGACCGTGACGGGAATCGCCGACGGCCCGGACGAAGCCGTGGAAGCGGTACGCCAGCAGCTCAAGTACGGCGCCAAGGTCATCAAGATCTGCGCGACAGCCGGAGTCCTGTCCTTCGAGGAGAGCGTCGGGGCGCAGCAGTTCTCCGACGCGGAGATGCGCGCGATCGTCGAGGAAGCCGCCCGCCACGGCGTGAAGGTCGCGGCGCACGCGCACGGGACGCAGGGAATCATCGCCGCGGTGCGTGCCGGCGTAGCGTCGATCGAGCACGGCTCGATGCTCGACGACGAAGCGATCAGCCTGATGAAGCAGCGCGGGACCTACCTGGTGCCGACGACCTACCTGGCGGATTCGATTGATCTGCGAATTCTTCCGCCGCTGCTCCGATCGAAGGCGGAGTCGATCCTGCCGATTGCGCGGGCGAACGTCACGCGCGCGATCAGGGCGGGAGTCAAGATCGCCTTTGGCACGGACGCTGCCGTCATCCCGCACGAGCATGCCATCCGGGAGTTCAAGACGCTCGTTGACCGCGGGATGACCCCGCTCGGCGCTATCCAGGCAGGAACTATCAACGCGGCCGATCTGCTCGGCACGACCGACCGCGGCAGACTCACGCCCGGACTCCTGGCCGACATAATCGCGGTCCCCGGCAACCCGCTGGCGGACATTCAGGCGCTGGAGCGCGTGACATTCGTGATGAAGGGAGGGCGGATTTACAAACGGTGA
- the rplU gene encoding 50S ribosomal protein L21 produces MSYAIIRTGGKQFRAEPGKSIRIPTVEGEPGSKIKFDDVILGTDGDTVKLGTPALKGAAVTGEIVKHGRADKIVVFKFKRRKNYARKQGHRQGFTEVRINDIKLG; encoded by the coding sequence ATGTCTTACGCAATCATCCGCACCGGCGGCAAGCAGTTCCGTGCCGAGCCGGGCAAGAGCATTCGCATCCCGACCGTCGAAGGCGAGCCGGGAAGCAAGATAAAGTTCGATGACGTGATCCTCGGCACCGACGGCGACACCGTCAAGCTCGGCACGCCGGCGCTCAAGGGCGCGGCCGTCACGGGCGAGATCGTCAAGCACGGTCGCGCCGACAAGATCGTCGTCTTCAAGTTCAAGCGCCGGAAGAACTACGCGCGCAAGCAGGGACACAGGCAGGGCTTCACCGAAGTCCGCATCAACGACATCAAACTCGGCTGA
- the rpmA gene encoding 50S ribosomal protein L27, which yields MAHKKGVGSSRNGRDSNPQYRGIKKFGGERVVAGNIIVRQCGTKWHPGRNVGLGTDFTIYSLIDGVVKFEHKNKTRFKVSVYPEKETAA from the coding sequence ATGGCACATAAAAAGGGCGTAGGCTCGTCCCGCAACGGACGCGACAGCAATCCGCAGTACCGCGGGATCAAGAAGTTCGGCGGCGAGCGCGTCGTCGCGGGGAACATCATCGTGCGCCAGTGCGGCACGAAGTGGCACCCGGGACGCAACGTCGGCCTAGGCACCGACTTCACGATTTACTCGCTGATCGACGGCGTGGTGAAGTTCGAGCACAAGAACAAGACGCGCTTCAAGGTGAGCGTGTACCCCGAGAAAGAGACCGCCGCGTAA
- a CDS encoding alanine/glycine:cation symporter family protein — MMLRSKARVLLVLSALLALTAIAPATAGSWSSLSAQETTAVDAGSLPAPLPIEGQQPEAATEPATGFMAAADRAMGRVNSVIGAVFFYDILFWDDTHTLPLVVFWLVVAAVFLTFRMGFINFRAFGHALTVTAGKYTDPRQTGEVSHFQALTTALSATVGLGNIAGVAIAISIGGPGATFWMIIAGLIGMTSKFTEVTLGQQYREVRPDGRIMGGAMFYLSKGLAEKGMAKFGKVLAVMFAILCIGGSFGGGNAFQVNQSLNAIQEQAPFLAANPWIYGLFMAVLVGIVIIGGIRRIAHVTEKLVPFMIGIYVLASIYILIVNAGAIPAAFGAIVQQAFSPDAAYGGIIGTLVVGFQRAAFSNEAGAGSAAIAHSAAKTEYPVREGIVSLLEPFIDTVVVCTMTALVIVITGAYNNPAYADLVANSKGAALTSRAMGEHLSWFPYILSASVMMFAYSTMISWSYYGERCWAWMFGDGTSQIYRILFCIFVFLGSIITSTQVLNFGDLMILGMAFPNLLGVYFLHGKVKDELDVYWGKYKRGELARYR, encoded by the coding sequence ATGATGCTTCGCTCGAAGGCACGTGTACTGTTGGTCCTGTCCGCCCTGTTGGCGCTCACCGCCATCGCGCCCGCGACGGCGGGAAGTTGGAGCTCGCTGTCGGCCCAGGAGACCACCGCGGTCGACGCAGGCTCGCTGCCCGCCCCGCTCCCCATCGAGGGTCAGCAACCGGAAGCGGCCACCGAGCCGGCGACAGGCTTCATGGCAGCGGCGGACCGCGCCATGGGCCGGGTGAACTCCGTCATCGGCGCCGTGTTCTTCTACGACATCCTGTTCTGGGACGACACGCACACGCTGCCGCTGGTCGTGTTCTGGCTGGTGGTCGCGGCGGTGTTCCTCACGTTCCGGATGGGGTTCATCAACTTCCGCGCGTTCGGGCACGCGCTGACCGTGACCGCCGGGAAATACACCGATCCACGGCAGACCGGCGAGGTCTCGCACTTTCAGGCGCTGACCACGGCGCTGTCCGCTACCGTCGGCCTCGGAAACATCGCCGGCGTCGCGATCGCCATCAGCATCGGCGGTCCGGGCGCCACGTTCTGGATGATCATCGCGGGGCTGATCGGCATGACCTCGAAGTTCACGGAGGTCACGCTCGGCCAGCAATATCGTGAAGTCCGCCCCGACGGCCGGATCATGGGCGGCGCGATGTTCTATCTGTCGAAGGGCCTCGCGGAAAAAGGCATGGCGAAGTTCGGCAAGGTGCTGGCCGTCATGTTCGCGATCCTCTGCATCGGCGGCTCATTCGGCGGCGGCAACGCGTTCCAGGTCAACCAGTCGCTGAACGCGATCCAGGAGCAGGCGCCGTTCCTCGCGGCGAACCCGTGGATATACGGGCTGTTCATGGCCGTGCTGGTCGGGATCGTGATCATCGGCGGCATCCGGCGCATCGCCCATGTGACCGAGAAGCTCGTTCCGTTCATGATCGGCATCTACGTACTCGCCTCGATCTACATTCTGATCGTGAATGCCGGGGCAATTCCGGCGGCGTTCGGCGCGATCGTGCAGCAGGCGTTCTCGCCCGATGCGGCGTATGGCGGAATCATCGGAACGCTCGTGGTGGGGTTCCAGAGAGCGGCATTCTCCAACGAAGCAGGCGCCGGTTCGGCCGCGATCGCGCACTCGGCGGCGAAGACCGAGTACCCGGTACGGGAAGGAATCGTCTCGCTGCTCGAGCCGTTCATCGACACGGTGGTCGTCTGCACCATGACCGCCCTGGTCATCGTCATCACGGGCGCCTACAACAATCCCGCCTACGCCGATCTCGTCGCCAACAGCAAGGGCGCGGCGCTGACATCACGCGCCATGGGCGAGCACCTGAGCTGGTTCCCGTACATCCTCTCCGCGTCGGTCATGATGTTCGCGTACTCGACGATGATCTCCTGGTCGTACTACGGGGAGCGGTGCTGGGCGTGGATGTTCGGCGACGGGACGTCGCAGATCTACCGCATCCTGTTCTGCATCTTCGTCTTCCTCGGCTCGATCATAACGTCCACCCAGGTCCTGAACTTCGGCGACCTGATGATTCTGGGAATGGCGTTTCCCAACCTGCTGGGTGTGTACTTCCTGCACGGCAAGGTGAAGGACGAGCTGGATGTGTACTGGGGCAAGTACAAGCGGGGGGAGCTCGCCCGATACAGGTAA
- a CDS encoding energy transducer TonB: MFTTLLESKPKKQRKTAGTAVSVTLHLALLFFAVVATANARSDAMEKAREEKLNYVEVKKEEPKPEEPKPKPEEPKPKAPEPVKAASPKAPAAARVEAPAPPKGFQIVQAPVNIPISIPKVDLSAAVTNEADFSGKGVAGGSSRGVAGGTGDADSKGTVGGLSNQPYFEFQVEQAASPSGGNPTPEYPNSMRALGMTGRVVVQFVVGANGRVEPGSIKIMESTNSAFAAAVREVLPRHRFSPAKIGGKAVRQIVQQPFVFRLDSSASGDQ, translated from the coding sequence ATGTTCACCACTCTGCTCGAATCGAAGCCAAAAAAGCAGCGAAAAACCGCGGGGACCGCCGTGAGTGTGACGCTGCATCTCGCATTGCTGTTTTTTGCCGTCGTAGCCACCGCCAACGCGCGCTCCGACGCGATGGAGAAGGCGCGCGAGGAGAAGCTGAATTACGTCGAGGTGAAGAAGGAGGAGCCGAAGCCGGAGGAGCCCAAGCCGAAGCCGGAGGAGCCCAAGCCGAAGGCGCCGGAGCCCGTGAAGGCTGCTTCGCCAAAGGCCCCTGCGGCGGCGCGCGTCGAAGCGCCCGCCCCGCCCAAGGGGTTTCAGATCGTCCAGGCGCCGGTGAACATCCCCATCTCCATACCGAAGGTCGATCTCTCCGCGGCCGTGACCAACGAGGCTGACTTCAGCGGCAAGGGCGTGGCCGGCGGCAGCTCCAGGGGCGTCGCGGGCGGAACCGGCGACGCTGACAGCAAGGGCACGGTCGGCGGACTAAGCAACCAGCCGTATTTCGAATTCCAGGTCGAGCAGGCGGCGTCGCCGTCGGGCGGAAACCCCACGCCGGAATATCCCAATTCGATGCGCGCGTTGGGGATGACCGGGCGCGTAGTGGTGCAGTTCGTCGTCGGCGCGAACGGCCGCGTCGAGCCGGGCAGCATCAAGATCATGGAATCGACCAACTCGGCATTCGCGGCAGCCGTTCGCGAGGTGCTTCCGCGTCACCGGTTCTCGCCCGCGAAGATCGGCGGGAAGGCGGTGCGGCAGATCGTGCAGCAGCCGTTTGTGTTCAGGCTGGATTCGTCGGCAAGTGGTGACCAGTGA
- a CDS encoding protein kinase, translating into MSRVFVAHDLSLGRDVVVKVLPPDMAAAVSVQRFNREIQLAARLQHPHIVPLHATGEISGLPFFTMPFVDGESLREYLTKKGELPLAECIRILRDVATALAYAHRQGVVHRDIKPENVLLTSGSAVVTDFGVAKALSASTTQPGAENLTTRGMAVGTPAYMSPEQAAADPGIDARTDIYSWGILAYEMIAGQPPFVGRGAGALIAAQIAETPEPIERRRPTTPHTLAALVTCCLAKRPADRPQTAEELVNTLDALLASGLTSGADIPAGRKTQWRKAQPWVATVAVISAVLLGAALLLAPQLDFGFGASEPQAVRSIAVLPFLNAGGDQQDEYFSDGMSDELSTALGKIPGLQVASRTSTFTFKGAESTDVRAIGDKLKVDAVLEGRVRRSGNRLRLFVQLTNVADGLSLWSESYEREVKDVFAVQEDVARAIATALRVRLGGGGSTPVVADAGTQDLLAYDLYLRGRYQWHRRNLPAAGELFEQAAAKDPTFARAYAGIAITYALLPEYVDFPLDEARRRTEQAASRALALDSTIAEAYSALGLSRVHSWRWAEAEEAYRRATILDPRNSTAHQWYGEYLYHTGRMDESLAQMRAATALDPLAPIPAIAYAYALYAAGRTTESLTESRRALELGSDLSIVHRVIAVSAQSLGDCATALRHSDAAVANDSSNPTNIGERARIYALCGRGQAARADVASLRSRIDDDRVLFPLAVAYAGLGEIDNALAFLDRAVKKRVIGLTATTVASDPIFEAARKDPRFREILRPMNMPASAFDGR; encoded by the coding sequence ATGTCCCGCGTGTTCGTGGCCCACGACCTGTCGCTCGGGCGCGACGTCGTGGTGAAGGTCCTTCCGCCGGACATGGCCGCGGCCGTCAGCGTGCAGCGCTTCAACCGCGAGATCCAGCTCGCCGCGCGGCTGCAGCACCCGCACATCGTTCCGCTGCACGCCACCGGCGAGATATCCGGACTCCCGTTCTTCACGATGCCGTTCGTGGACGGGGAATCGCTGCGCGAGTATCTCACGAAGAAGGGCGAGCTGCCGCTGGCGGAATGCATCCGCATTCTGCGCGACGTAGCGACCGCGCTGGCGTACGCCCACCGGCAGGGCGTAGTGCACCGGGACATCAAGCCCGAGAACGTGCTGCTCACGAGCGGCTCGGCCGTCGTCACCGACTTCGGCGTGGCCAAGGCGTTGAGCGCATCGACCACCCAGCCGGGGGCCGAGAATCTCACAACGCGCGGCATGGCCGTGGGGACGCCCGCGTACATGTCTCCGGAGCAGGCCGCCGCGGATCCGGGCATCGACGCGCGGACCGACATCTACTCCTGGGGCATCCTGGCGTACGAGATGATCGCGGGGCAGCCCCCGTTCGTAGGTCGTGGGGCGGGCGCGCTCATCGCCGCCCAGATCGCGGAGACGCCCGAGCCCATCGAGCGCAGGCGTCCGACGACTCCGCACACCCTCGCCGCGCTGGTCACCTGCTGTCTGGCCAAGCGGCCGGCGGACCGGCCGCAGACGGCGGAGGAGCTGGTGAACACGCTCGACGCGCTGCTCGCTTCCGGCCTCACCAGCGGAGCGGACATTCCGGCAGGCAGGAAGACGCAGTGGCGCAAGGCGCAGCCGTGGGTCGCCACCGTCGCCGTGATCTCCGCGGTGCTTCTCGGCGCGGCGCTGCTGTTGGCGCCGCAGCTCGATTTTGGCTTCGGCGCGAGCGAGCCGCAGGCCGTGCGGTCCATCGCCGTGCTTCCATTCCTCAACGCCGGTGGCGACCAGCAGGATGAATACTTCTCCGACGGGATGAGCGACGAGCTGAGCACCGCTCTCGGCAAGATACCCGGTCTGCAGGTCGCGTCCCGCACGTCGACGTTCACGTTCAAGGGCGCCGAGAGCACCGACGTGCGAGCGATCGGCGACAAGCTGAAGGTGGACGCCGTGCTCGAGGGCCGGGTGCGCCGCTCGGGCAACCGGCTCAGGCTGTTCGTGCAGCTGACCAACGTCGCGGACGGGCTCAGTCTCTGGTCGGAGAGCTACGAGCGTGAGGTCAAGGACGTATTCGCGGTGCAGGAGGACGTCGCTCGCGCGATCGCGACTGCGTTGCGCGTGCGGTTGGGCGGTGGGGGATCGACTCCCGTCGTGGCGGACGCGGGAACGCAGGACCTGCTGGCGTACGACCTGTATCTGCGCGGCAGGTATCAGTGGCACCGGCGTAATCTCCCGGCCGCGGGCGAGCTGTTCGAGCAGGCCGCGGCCAAGGACCCGACCTTCGCCCGGGCGTACGCCGGAATCGCGATCACCTACGCCCTGCTGCCGGAGTACGTGGACTTTCCTCTGGACGAGGCGCGCCGCCGGACCGAGCAGGCCGCGAGCCGCGCCCTCGCGCTCGACAGCACCATTGCCGAAGCGTATTCGGCGCTGGGGCTGTCCCGGGTGCATTCGTGGCGCTGGGCGGAAGCCGAGGAGGCATATCGGCGCGCGACGATACTCGACCCGCGCAACTCGACCGCGCATCAGTGGTACGGCGAGTACCTGTATCACACGGGCCGGATGGACGAATCACTCGCGCAGATGCGCGCGGCGACGGCGTTGGATCCGCTCGCGCCGATTCCGGCGATCGCCTACGCATACGCGCTGTACGCGGCCGGCCGCACGACCGAGTCGCTGACCGAAAGCAGGAGGGCGCTGGAGCTCGGGTCGGATCTCTCGATCGTTCACCGCGTCATCGCGGTGTCCGCGCAATCACTCGGCGATTGCGCTACGGCGCTGCGTCATTCCGATGCCGCCGTGGCCAACGACAGCTCCAACCCGACGAACATCGGGGAGAGAGCGCGGATCTACGCGTTGTGCGGCAGGGGACAGGCGGCGCGCGCCGACGTGGCCTCGCTGCGCAGCCGCATAGACGACGACCGCGTGCTGTTTCCTCTGGCTGTCGCTTACGCCGGCCTGGGCGAGATCGACAACGCCCTCGCGTTCCTCGATCGCGCCGTGAAAAAGCGCGTCATCGGCCTTACCGCAACCACAGTTGCGAGCGACCCGATATTCGAAGCGGCTCGGAAGGACCCGCGTTTCAGAGAGATACTGCGACCGATGAACATGCCAGCGTCGGCCTTCGACGGCAGGTAA
- a CDS encoding amidohydrolase family protein, with translation MTSTNIARLARGVAAAALLTAAGMAGAQTIAITGGRVFPVSGPVIENGTVVIRDGKIVAVGAGVAVPAGARVIDATGKWVTPGLINSASQLGLSEIGSVQATRDASARSENQIAAAFTAWEGFDPQSVLLAPARDEGITSVMVFPTGGLIWGQGAFVTLTGGSLTDHITRAPVAMLAQIGNAGQAGTGARAQHLLRLRELFEDVRAYRDNRRAYDRAETREFAASRKDLEAMIPVLEGRLPLIVATHKASDIEATLRLGREYGLRLMLAGADEGWKVASQIAAAGVPVFTGAMNNIPGSFSSLGRRQDNAALLRRAGVEVLLIGNAGGGGADEPFNVRNIKQEAGNAVAYGMSWDDALRAVTLAPAQVFGVAERTGSLQAGRDADVVVWSGDPFEFTTRAEHVFVRGVEHDVRTRQELLTERYKTLPPARWEP, from the coding sequence ATGACCAGCACCAACATTGCGAGATTGGCGCGCGGCGTCGCCGCGGCGGCATTGCTTACGGCCGCCGGCATGGCGGGCGCGCAGACCATTGCGATCACAGGCGGCAGGGTCTTCCCTGTCAGCGGCCCGGTGATCGAAAACGGAACGGTAGTGATTCGTGACGGAAAGATCGTCGCGGTCGGAGCCGGAGTCGCGGTCCCCGCGGGCGCGCGCGTCATCGACGCCACCGGCAAGTGGGTGACGCCGGGACTCATCAATTCCGCGAGCCAGCTCGGTCTGAGCGAGATCGGCTCAGTGCAGGCCACGCGCGACGCTTCGGCGCGCTCCGAGAACCAGATCGCCGCCGCGTTCACCGCGTGGGAAGGATTCGACCCGCAATCGGTGCTGCTCGCCCCCGCGCGTGACGAAGGCATTACCAGCGTGATGGTGTTCCCCACCGGTGGCCTCATCTGGGGCCAGGGCGCTTTCGTGACTCTGACCGGCGGCTCCCTCACCGATCACATCACCCGCGCGCCGGTGGCGATGTTAGCACAGATCGGGAACGCCGGTCAGGCGGGAACCGGCGCGAGAGCGCAGCACCTCCTGCGGCTGCGCGAGCTGTTCGAGGATGTGCGCGCTTATCGCGACAACCGCCGCGCGTACGATCGGGCGGAGACGCGGGAGTTCGCGGCGAGCAGGAAGGATCTGGAAGCGATGATCCCCGTCCTCGAAGGGCGTCTCCCTCTGATAGTGGCGACGCACAAAGCCAGCGACATCGAGGCCACGCTCCGGCTCGGCCGCGAGTACGGCCTGCGGCTGATGCTGGCCGGCGCGGACGAGGGTTGGAAGGTCGCGAGCCAGATCGCGGCCGCGGGCGTGCCGGTGTTCACCGGCGCGATGAACAACATTCCCGGCAGCTTTTCCTCGCTGGGGAGACGGCAGGACAACGCCGCGCTGCTCCGGCGCGCCGGCGTCGAAGTGCTGTTGATCGGCAATGCGGGCGGCGGTGGCGCCGACGAGCCGTTCAACGTCCGCAACATCAAGCAGGAGGCGGGCAACGCAGTCGCGTACGGCATGTCGTGGGACGATGCCCTGCGCGCTGTGACGTTGGCGCCCGCGCAGGTGTTCGGCGTGGCAGAGCGGACCGGATCGCTGCAGGCCGGCCGCGACGCCGACGTCGTTGTCTGGAGCGGCGACCCGTTCGAGTTCACGACACGTGCGGAGCACGTGTTCGTGCGCGGCGTGGAGCACGACGTCAGGACGAGGCAGGAGCTGTTGACGGAGCGGTACAAGACGCTGCCGCCGGCGAGGTGGGAGCCGTAG